A genomic region of Arachis stenosperma cultivar V10309 chromosome 9, arast.V10309.gnm1.PFL2, whole genome shotgun sequence contains the following coding sequences:
- the LOC130949804 gene encoding replication protein A 70 kDa DNA-binding subunit B-like encodes MSEGYDMLMNVNAKKLEWKFQVYVVRIWENPNRYNQKEVNSIEMVLQDIKGEMIQASINKGLFKKWRGFFEEFKMYTMSNFIVVDKMEKIKTTRNRWTLNFSHRTVVVRVENPSFSLEPFCLKPIPELLAAEKLDDSQLLDIIGEVVGKEDPRDIITSKEKETKRMVVVIADLDNNNLDCVLFGDMVDQIVPHLEDDRVEPLIVVLQFFKPSRWNDKVSVQSHFDVSKIHVNPDMKEVHDFRKSLLGSVTSNSVRISQVSGHGVQSGAAELKRGGVVVKSIEDALNSTEEGPIWIGGTIVSINAGNNDWFYKSCKKCPKKVETPIGNRYECSKCGHTHGSASLRYKVEVMAYDGTGSITMLMWDRETTQLIGRQAEQIKDEDFCSCLEGEGYPPTLDNMMDKKLLFKINVKTANINKHDQVYTIMKICDDEDIVEKNCPMEFISNSSDVLTENGISNSMDVSAIVANLKSDNNSQCSVDVVEDSVTSLKCKTPTRRALNGVKHSVSLNIDNEEDFQLSTNKILTAHCLRTRPMKVLKFHLYFNLSDIRSTLPGN; translated from the exons ATGTCTGAAGGGTATGATATGCTAATGAATGTCAATGCCAAGAAGCTTGAATGGAAATTTCAGGTGTATGTTGTTCGTATATGGGAAAATCCAAACAGGTACAACCAAAAGGAAGTTAATAGCATAGAGATGGTACTTCAAGATATTAAG GGAGAAATGATCCAAGCGTCAATCAATAAAGGTTTATTCAAGAAGTGGAGGGGTTTTTTTGAGGAATTTAAAATGTACACTATGAGTAACTTCATAGTTGTGGATAAGATGGAGAAGATTAAAACAACAAGAAATCGGTGGACTTTGAACTTTTCCCACAGAACAGTTGTGGTTCGTGTGGAAAATCCAAGTTTTTCTCTCGAACCCTTCTGCTTGAAGCCTATCCCAGAGCTCCTTGCTGCCGAAAAGCTTGATGATTCTCAACTATTGG ACATAATTGGGGAGGTTGTTGGGAAGGAGGACCCAAGGGATATAATCACAAGcaaagaaaaggaaacaaaaCGTATGGTGGTTGTGATAGCAGACCTAGA TAACAACAATCTTGATTGTGTGTTATTTGGTGACATGGTTGATCAAATAGTTCCCCATCTTGAAGATGACAGGGTTGAACCACTGATAGTGGTGTTGCAGTTCTTTAAACCCAGCCGATGGAATG ATAAGGTATCGGTTCAGAGCCACTTTGATGTCTCTAAAATACATGTTAATCCTGACATGAAGGAAGTACATGATTTTCGGAAAAG CTTGCTTGGCAGTGTAACCTCTAATTCGGTCAGGATTAGTCAGGTATCTGGTCATGGTGTGCAATCTGGTGCTGCAGAACTGAAAAGAGGAGGTGTCGTAGTGAAATCAATAGAGGACGCACTCAACTCAACAGAG GAAGGTCCTATATGGATTGGTGGAACCATTGTCTCTATCAATGCTGGCAACAACGATTGGTTTTACAAATCGTGTAAGAAGTGTCCGAAGAAAGTAGAAACCCCAATTGGAAATCGATATGAATGTTCCAAGTGTGGTCACACACATGGCAGTGCATCCCTTAG GTACAAGGTTGAAGTTATGGCCTATGATGGAACAGGAAGTATAACCATGCTAATGTGGGATAGAGAAACAACACAGCTTATAGGGAGGCAAGCTGAACAAATCAAGGATGAAGATTTTTGTTCA TGTTTGGAAGGGGAAGGTTACCCCCCAACTCTTGATAACATGATGGATAAAAAGTTACTCTTTAAAATTAATGTCAAAACAGCTAACATCAACAAGCATGACCAGGTTTACACTATCATGAAGATATGTGACGATGAAGACATTGTAGAAAAAAATTGCCCTATGGAATTCATCAGCAATTCTTCTGACGTCTTAACT GAGAATGGGATCAGCAATTCAATGGATGTTTCAGCAATTGTGGCTAATCTCAAGTCTGATAATAATTCTCAATGCTCTGTG GATGTTGTGGAGGATTCTGTCACAAGCCTCAAGTGCAAGACCCCAACTAGAAGAGCTCTCAATGGGGTAAAACATTCAGTGTCATTGAACATTGACAATGAAGAAGATTTCCAACTCTCCACTAACAA GATACTCACTGCACATTGCCTAAGAACTAGACCTATGAAAGTTTTGAAGTTTCATCTATATTTCAACCTATCG GATATTCGCAGCACATTGCCAGGGAACTAG